The nucleotide window TTGTGGAGATTAATTGACTGTTTATATTTGGTATATATATTAGAAATAATCTGGGTGGTGTCGTACGTGGTTCCGTCGAATGTATTGTGGGACCGGAGCGATACGGTACCGGCTGGAGGAAATATATAATAATCGTTCATAAAAGAAACTCCGCCTTCCACTCCAGCAACTTCGCTGACACGGACCGAAGCCACCGGAACGTCGGCGCCCCCGCCACCGACGGCGGTAGGTATTTGTCACGTCGGCCGAACCGCTGATTGGAGGTCTGTATCGTGAAAATCTCCGACGAACTCCTCTGTCTGTTCAGTGCCGAAGTCCGCGAGGACGACGACCGATTCGTGCTCGAAGTGCCCCGTCGCGAGGTGGAGACCGGCAGCGTCGCCCCGGGCGAGGTGTACCGCGTCGCGCTCATCTCCCGAACCGAAGATTCCGCCTCCGGCGGGACGTCGGGCACGGGCGGAAGCGGGGGCGCCCGCGACGGCCCGCAACCCCCGGTCGAGACCGGCGAGATCCGCTACGTCGAGATCGAGGACCTGGGGAAGCAGGGCGACGGCATCGCGCGCGTCGAGCGCGGCTACGTCATCATCGTCCCCGGCGCCGAGGTCGGCGAACGGGTGAAGATCGAGGTGACCGAAGTGAAGTCGAACTTCGCTGTCGGCGAGGTCCTCGAAGAGTAACCGATCCGCCCCCGGACGCGCCCGGGGACCCCCGTTCAGACTTCGGCGGTCCAGTACGAGACGGACGCGAGAACGTTGCCCAGCGGCGTCGCACCCAGTTTCGTGTCCGCGTTCCGGAACGGATCGGCGACCGCGTTCGGCACCTTCCGGTAGAAGCCGTACGGGAGCAGGAAGTCGTGCGTCTGGTTCGCCAGGTGGAGGCCGGCGTCCGTGACGAGCCGTTCGACCTCGCTGCCGGAGTAGAGCCGGGACCCCATCGGGAGCGCCCAGTTGTACAGCACGCGGAGCGAGGCGCCGTTGAACGTGTCGAAGAACACGCGGCGCTTCGAGACGCGCGCCATCTCCGCGAGGAACTTCGCGGGGGTGTCCGCGAGGTGGAAAAATCGCATCGCGAAGACGATGTCGAAGTGGTCGTCGGGGAATGGCAGGCGAGCGGCGTCACCGCGCATGAACTCGATACGGTTGCTCACGCCAGCACG belongs to Halorarum halophilum and includes:
- a CDS encoding TRAM domain-containing protein codes for the protein MKISDELLCLFSAEVREDDDRFVLEVPRREVETGSVAPGEVYRVALISRTEDSASGGTSGTGGSGGARDGPQPPVETGEIRYVEIEDLGKQGDGIARVERGYVIIVPGAEVGERVKIEVTEVKSNFAVGEVLEE
- a CDS encoding class I SAM-dependent methyltransferase, with translation MKGQEWYQADSVAEEYDAKRFSRGGRLIDRREKEAVLDAVAPVEDKRVLEIACGTGRFTAMLAERGADIVGLDISDAMLSQGREKARRAGVSNRIEFMRGDAARLPFPDDHFDIVFAMRFFHLADTPAKFLAEMARVSKRRVFFDTFNGASLRVLYNWALPMGSRLYSGSEVERLVTDAGLHLANQTHDFLLPYGFYRKVPNAVADPFRNADTKLGATPLGNVLASVSYWTAEV